GCCATACTCAGCCAGTTGCAAAATGGTTCGCGTTACTTCGATATCCGCCCGGTGATCAGTGCTGGCAAGTACGTCACGGGCCATTACTCCTATATCGCGCAAATCAATTCCTGGCAAGGCGGCAACGGGCAGTCGATCCAGTCCATCATCGATGACATCAACGCGTTTACGGCTAGCAACAACGAGCTAGTTGTGCTTAACCTGTCACACGATCTCGATACTGATCTTGGCAACAGCTCCTACGCGCCCCTCACGCAGGCGCAGTGGGACAGCCTGCTGCAAATGCTGCAGCAGGGCCTGAATCACCTTTATACGGGTGCGCCCATCGGCGCCGACCTGACAGCGCTGACCCTCAACACCTATATTGGCAACAACTCACCAGCGGTCGTGGTGGTGGTCGATGCTTCCGCCAGCGGCTTCACTCTGGGCCGTTTTGCCGGGCAGGGCTTTTATCTGCCGCAGAACTTCCCTGTCTATAACCAGTATTCCGAAATCAATAACCTCGACAGCATGATCAGCGATCAGCTATCGAAAATGGTCACGCAACGTTCCAACCCGGAAGCATCGTATTTCGTGTTGTCATGGACACTCACCCAGGATGGTGGCCAAGCGATCTTCTGCGAAATAGGTGCCGATAGCATCCTTAAACTGGCCAATAAAGCCAACGCCCAACTGGCTGCGCAGCTCTTGCCCGCATGCAGCGCACAGACCTTTCCCAACATCATCTATATCGACAATCTCACTTCCAACCTGGATGTGGTGTCGCTGGCCATGCAGATCAACAACCTCTGAAATATTACGGCGCACCATTCACTGAAATCGCCGCCCGGCTCCGCGCCACCACCGAGATTTCCAATACCTTGCAGTTCGGCACACCGACCGGACTGACCGCCTGTCAGACGCGGAAAGTGCTACCTGTGGCGCTCTACCAACACTCGCGTCACATCCGTCAGTCCATAACCACGCGCCCGCAACAACACAGTGAGATGAAAAATCAAATCCGCCGCTTCGCCAAGTAACTCCTCTTCTCCCTGCGCCACGGCGGCGAGCGCTGTCTCCATGCCTTCTTCGCCTACCTTCTGCGCAATCCGACGAGTCCCTTCTTCGAACAAGCGTGTGGTGTAGCTGCCTTCGGGCAACAGCGTTTTGCGCTTTTCAACCAGCGTATCGAGCTCGGCAAGAAAACCCAGTGGCGGCTGCACCGTATCGCCGAAGCAACTGCGGGTGCCCAGGTGACAGGTAGGCCCTTGCGGATCGACTAGCACGAGCAAGGTGTCCGCATCACAATCCACACGGATCGCTTTCACCACCAGCACATGCCCGGAGCTTTCACCCTTCATCCACAAGCGCTGTTTGCTGCGGCTGTAGAACGTTACCTTGCCGGTTGCCTGGGTCTGCGTCAGCGCCTCGGCATTCATGTAGCCGAGCATCAGCACTTCGCCCGTCAGCCAGTGCTGCACGATCGCTGGCAACAGATCGTCCGGCTTGGACCAGCCCAATCGACTGAGGTCGGTCCGACTCACTTGTGTTGCTGCACTATTCATGATGGGAAATCTCCTGCAAGCGCACCACCACACCTTGCTGCCGGAGGTAATGCTTCAGATCAGGCACCGCGATGGCGCCACTGTGAAAGACGCTAGCGGCCAGTGCACCATCTACATCAGCCTGTGCGAAGGCGTCGCGAAAATGCTCCATGGCGCCGGCACCACCTGAAGCAATCAGCGGCACGCTGCATACAGCGCGCGCCATCGTGAGCTGATCCAGATCATAGCCTTTGCGCACGCCATCGCTATCCATGCCATTGAGCACGATTTCACCCGCACCACGCTTTTGCACCTCGATCATCCAGTCGATGGTACGCCGGGACAACGAACGTGTTTTCGATGGTTCGCCGGTGTACTGGCGCACGCGCCACTCGCCATCGGCATCACGCATCGAATCGATGCCGACCACCACGCATTGCACACCAAATGCTGCCGCCAGTTCATCGATCAGCTCCGGACACTCCAACGCCGGCGAGTTCACCGAAATTTTGTCGGCACCAGCGTGAAGCACCTCACGTGCTTCATCAACCGAGCGAATACCACCCGCGACGCAGAACGGAATATCGATCACCCGCGCGACACGCTCGACCCAGGTGCGGTCCACGCTGCGTCCTTCCGGACTGGCGGTGATGTCGTAGAACACCAGCTCATCGGCACCTTCGTCACGATAACGCAGAGCCAGGTCCATGATCTCGCCCATTACCACATGGTTACGAAAGCGCACGCCCTTCACCACTTTGCCTTCGCGCACGTCCAAGCAGGGAATGATGCGGCGACTCAACATGCCAGCGCATCCTGCAGCGTAAAACGTCCTTCCAGCAAGGCGCGACCAAGAATGACACCGCGTGCGCCAGCCACCGCCGCGGCGCGGATATCGTCCAGCGAACGCACGCCACCGGAAGCCTGCACGGCCAGTTGCGGCACCACTTGTGCAAGATGTCGGTACAAATCCAGATTGAAGCCGGCCAGCATGCCGTCGCGCTCGATATCCGTGCACAGCAAGTGACGCGCTCCGCGCTCGGCATACCAGGGAGCCAGTTCGTCCAATGTACGGGCCTCTTCCTCCATCCAGCCAGCGCTGGGCAAGGTCCAACGCTCGTCGCGCCGACGCGTGTCGAGTGCAATGGTGAAACGCTCGGCGCCGTGATTGCCCAGCCAATCAGCGACCCATTCCGGCTCGCGAATCGCCACACTACCAACCACCACGCGCGTCACGCCCGCCGAGAACAGTCGGCGCACATCATCTTCCGTACGCACACCGCCGCCAGCCTGGACTTGCATGCCGGCTTTCGCCAGGGTCTCGATCACGGCGAGGTTGGAAAGATCGCCAGCACGTGCGCCGTCGAGATCAACTACATGTAACCAGCGTGCACCCGCCGTTGCATAGCGTGCTGCCACCTCGCGCGGATCGCTGGCGTAGCGGGTTTCCTGCGCGTAGTCGCCCTGCTTGAGGCGAACCACCTGGCCGCCACGCAGGTCGATGGCAGGCATCACTTCAAAGCTCATGCTTGTTCATTCCAGCCGCATCGAAGGCACTGGATCCCCGCTTTCGCTGGGATGACGGCGAGGCTATGTCAAGCCGATAACCTTGCATCATGATCAGAGATCCAAAAAATTCTTCAGCAACTTCGCGCCAACCTGCGCCGAACGCTCCGGATGAAACTGCATGCCATGGAAATTACCGCGCGCAATGACGGCGGAAAATTCATCACCGTATTCGCTGCTCGCCAGCGTGTAATCACCCTTGGGCACGGCATAACTGTGCACGAAATACGCCCAGTCGCCATCTTCCAGCTCTTTCAGCAAGGGATGCCGCACGATGGACACAAGGCGGTTCCAGCCCATATGCGGCACGCATCGGCCAGGTGCTTCTTCAAAACGACGAACCTGCGCAGGAATCACGCCCAGGCAATCCGTATCGCCCTCGGCGGAATGCTCACATAACAATTGCATGCCCAGGCATACGCCCAGCACCGGTTGGGTGAGTGAGCGAATCACGTCCACCAGCCCCAACTCGCGCAGCCTCGCCATGCCGGGCGCGGCTGCGCCGACACCCGGCAAAATGACCTTGTCGGCCGCACGAATCTGTCCGGCGTCGGCGGTAAGCGCCGTATCGACACCCAGGCGCTGCAAGGCATAACGCACCGAGCCGATATTGGTGCCACCGGCATCGACCAGCACCACGCTCATTACAAGGCTCCTTTCGTGCTTGGCAGCTCATTGCCTTCGCGGCGAATGGCCTGACGCAACACCCGGGCGGTGACTTTGAAACAGGCTTCGACCATGTGATGCGCGTTTTCGCCCTTCACCGCAAGGTGCAAGTTGGCGCCCAGCGTGTCGCACAGCGAACGGAAGAAATGCGGCACTAGTTCCGTCGGGATATCACCGACACGCTCGCGCGGAAACTGGCCTTCGAACACGAAATAGGGTCGGCCGGAAAGATCCAACGCCGCGCTGGCCTGCGATTCGTCCATCGGTAAGGTAAAGCCATAACGGGCGATGCCACGCTTGTCACCCAAGGCTTGACGCAGGGCCTGACCCAGCGCCAGCGCGCAATCCTCGATGGTGTGGTGTTCATCGACCCGGGTATCGCCATCGCACTCGACGCGCAGCGCGAAACCACCATGCTTGCCAATCTGCTCCAGCATGTGATCGAAAAAACCCAGTCCGGTGTGTGCAACCGGATCGGCTACGCGATCCAGATCCACGCGAACGTTGATGCGCGTTTCCTTGGTATTGCGCACGACTTCGGCCACGCGCGGCCGATCCAGCAATTGATGGGCGATATCCTCCCAAGCGATACCGTCAGGACCGACGCGAAAACCGCGCACCCCCATATTGGCCGCAAATTGCAGGTCGGTCTCACGATCGCCCACCATGGCCGAATCGGCACGCATCCAGCCATCGTCCGCCAGGTACTGACGCATCATGCCAATGCCGGGCTTGCGCGTATCCAGTTCTTCATGCGGAAAGCTGCGATCGATCAGCACTTCGCGAAAGCGAATGCCTTGCGAGGACAGAATGCGCATCAGCAAATTGTGCGGGCCATCGAAATGCGCTTCCGGAAAGCGCTCCGTGCCCAAGCCATCCTGATTGGTGACCATCACCAGTTCATAACCCGCGCCGACGATGCGTTGCAGCGCGGCGATCACTCCGGGCAGCAGATCGAGCTTTTCGTAACTGTCGATCTGCTCGTCGACAGGTTCGTGGATAAGGCAACCGTCGCGGTCGACAAACAAAATCTTGCGGCTCATGCCCTGCCCTCGTTCAGCACGGCAAGCACCTGTGCATTTTCTTTCGGTGTTCCGATGGTGATGCGCAGCGCGTTCTGTAAATGGGGATAACGCCGAATGTCGCGCACCACAATTTCTGCTTGCAGCAAACGCTGATAAACCGTTCCCGCGTCATCAAAACGCACCGCGAGAAAGTTGGCATCCGATGGCAGCACTTCAAGCACACCCGGAAGCTGACCCAAAGCTGCCTGCATCAGTGCGCGCTGCTCGCGCACGATGGCGATATGTTCACGCGCCTCGGCTTGCCCCGAAGGCGATAACTCCGCCATGGCGGCTGCCACGCAAGGCAAGGGCAAGGGATACGGCGGCATGATCCGGCGGACCAGCGCAATCACCTGCGGATTCGCCAGCAAACTACCGATACGCGCACCGGCAAGCGCCCAGGCTTTGGACAAAGTGCGCAACACCGCCAGATGTTCATAACGATCGATCAGGTCCGCAACGCTACCCTGAGTGGAAAATTCCACATAGGCTTCATCCACCACCAGCAAAGCCTTGCCGGCCAGTGTCTGCGCTACTCGCTCGATCTCCTCGTGGGCAATCGATTGGCCGCTCGGATTGTTCGGCGTGCACAGGAACACCAGTTTGACAGCCGGCGTGACCGCCGCCAGCAAAGCAGGTGCGTCCAGGCTGAAATCTCCGGCTAGCGGCACTTCGATAATCGCTGCATTTTGAATGCGCGCACTGACCGCATACATGCCGAACGTCGGCGGCTGGATCAGGACGGCGTCTTCGCCGGCCTGACAGAACGCACGCACCAGCAAATCGATCGCTTCATCACTGCCACGGCCGACAAATAGCTGCTCTTCCCTCACGCCATAAAGTGCCGC
The sequence above is a segment of the Dyella sp. M7H15-1 genome. Coding sequences within it:
- the hisIE gene encoding bifunctional phosphoribosyl-AMP cyclohydrolase/phosphoribosyl-ATP diphosphatase HisIE, which produces MNSAATQVSRTDLSRLGWSKPDDLLPAIVQHWLTGEVLMLGYMNAEALTQTQATGKVTFYSRSKQRLWMKGESSGHVLVVKAIRVDCDADTLLVLVDPQGPTCHLGTRSCFGDTVQPPLGFLAELDTLVEKRKTLLPEGSYTTRLFEEGTRRIAQKVGEEGMETALAAVAQGEEELLGEAADLIFHLTVLLRARGYGLTDVTRVLVERHR
- the hisF gene encoding imidazole glycerol phosphate synthase subunit HisF, with translation MLSRRIIPCLDVREGKVVKGVRFRNHVVMGEIMDLALRYRDEGADELVFYDITASPEGRSVDRTWVERVARVIDIPFCVAGGIRSVDEAREVLHAGADKISVNSPALECPELIDELAAAFGVQCVVVGIDSMRDADGEWRVRQYTGEPSKTRSLSRRTIDWMIEVQKRGAGEIVLNGMDSDGVRKGYDLDQLTMARAVCSVPLIASGGAGAMEHFRDAFAQADVDGALAASVFHSGAIAVPDLKHYLRQQGVVVRLQEISHHE
- the hisA gene encoding 1-(5-phosphoribosyl)-5-[(5-phosphoribosylamino)methylideneamino]imidazole-4-carboxamide isomerase, which gives rise to MSFEVMPAIDLRGGQVVRLKQGDYAQETRYASDPREVAARYATAGARWLHVVDLDGARAGDLSNLAVIETLAKAGMQVQAGGGVRTEDDVRRLFSAGVTRVVVGSVAIREPEWVADWLGNHGAERFTIALDTRRRDERWTLPSAGWMEEEARTLDELAPWYAERGARHLLCTDIERDGMLAGFNLDLYRHLAQVVPQLAVQASGGVRSLDDIRAAAVAGARGVILGRALLEGRFTLQDALAC
- the hisH gene encoding imidazole glycerol phosphate synthase subunit HisH, giving the protein MSVVLVDAGGTNIGSVRYALQRLGVDTALTADAGQIRAADKVILPGVGAAAPGMARLRELGLVDVIRSLTQPVLGVCLGMQLLCEHSAEGDTDCLGVIPAQVRRFEEAPGRCVPHMGWNRLVSIVRHPLLKELEDGDWAYFVHSYAVPKGDYTLASSEYGDEFSAVIARGNFHGMQFHPERSAQVGAKLLKNFLDL
- the hisB gene encoding bifunctional histidinol-phosphatase/imidazoleglycerol-phosphate dehydratase HisB, which gives rise to MSRKILFVDRDGCLIHEPVDEQIDSYEKLDLLPGVIAALQRIVGAGYELVMVTNQDGLGTERFPEAHFDGPHNLLMRILSSQGIRFREVLIDRSFPHEELDTRKPGIGMMRQYLADDGWMRADSAMVGDRETDLQFAANMGVRGFRVGPDGIAWEDIAHQLLDRPRVAEVVRNTKETRINVRVDLDRVADPVAHTGLGFFDHMLEQIGKHGGFALRVECDGDTRVDEHHTIEDCALALGQALRQALGDKRGIARYGFTLPMDESQASAALDLSGRPYFVFEGQFPRERVGDIPTELVPHFFRSLCDTLGANLHLAVKGENAHHMVEACFKVTARVLRQAIRREGNELPSTKGAL
- the hisC gene encoding histidinol-phosphate transaminase: MSVLDLARPEIRTLQPYSSARMEAGGGQIMLNANESAWAPHGDGGLGCHRYPEPQPAALLQTLAALYGVREEQLFVGRGSDEAIDLLVRAFCQAGEDAVLIQPPTFGMYAVSARIQNAAIIEVPLAGDFSLDAPALLAAVTPAVKLVFLCTPNNPSGQSIAHEEIERVAQTLAGKALLVVDEAYVEFSTQGSVADLIDRYEHLAVLRTLSKAWALAGARIGSLLANPQVIALVRRIMPPYPLPLPCVAAAMAELSPSGQAEAREHIAIVREQRALMQAALGQLPGVLEVLPSDANFLAVRFDDAGTVYQRLLQAEIVVRDIRRYPHLQNALRITIGTPKENAQVLAVLNEGRA